In one Brevibacterium sp. CBA3109 genomic region, the following are encoded:
- a CDS encoding phospho-sugar mutase encodes MTEVADRFTTGFDADIVEAWIADDPDEQTATTLSNILTSAKAGDEAALADLEDRFAGPLAFGTAGLRGEIAAGPNRMNRAVVIRAAAGLSRFLLNTVGEGFTVVIGCDARYKSSDFAADTAAVVTAAGGTAIQLPDQLPTPLLAFALSHLQADAGVMVTASHNPPADNGYKVYLGQRPLLAIESDTGAAEAGAGAQIVSPADALIAEQIGEVESVASVPRAESGWEHLDETIVETYLARIDALGVRSSADLTIVHTSLHGVGASVAEAALARTGFTNVHPVPSQQAPDPDFPTVAFPNPEEAGALDESYALAKEVGAELIIANDPDADRFSAAIPDASLAAGYRQLSGDEVGLLLGEDIATRLAEGTHHSKREDTASPVFANSIVSSRGLVAAAASHGFTATNTLTGFKWISRVPDLIFGYEEALGYCVDPSAVRDKDGISTAVTFAALASRLKESGSSIDAELDRIRNRDGYFATAPLSFRLDDVTRIAAAMSKLRENPPVTLAGSPVTEVHDLSQGYEGLPPTDGILLLSEANSRVIVRPSGTEPKLKCYLEVVADPEGLAAAAAADQRAVAAAGLRVSTASASAALKPALNERLKSISTELKAFFGL; translated from the coding sequence GCGAAGGCCGGAGATGAGGCGGCGCTGGCCGACCTCGAGGATCGTTTCGCTGGCCCCCTGGCCTTCGGCACCGCGGGCCTGCGCGGAGAGATCGCGGCGGGACCCAACCGGATGAACCGTGCTGTCGTCATCCGCGCCGCGGCCGGGCTCTCCCGCTTCCTGTTGAACACGGTGGGTGAGGGTTTCACGGTCGTCATCGGCTGCGATGCCCGCTACAAGTCCTCAGACTTCGCGGCCGACACCGCTGCTGTCGTTACGGCCGCTGGCGGAACGGCCATCCAGCTGCCCGATCAGCTGCCGACCCCGCTGCTTGCGTTCGCGCTGTCACATCTGCAAGCCGATGCCGGAGTCATGGTCACCGCCAGCCACAACCCGCCCGCGGACAACGGATACAAGGTCTACCTCGGTCAGCGTCCGCTGCTCGCCATCGAATCCGACACCGGTGCTGCCGAGGCTGGTGCCGGTGCTCAGATCGTCAGCCCAGCCGATGCACTCATTGCCGAGCAGATCGGCGAGGTCGAGTCCGTGGCCTCCGTGCCTCGTGCCGAATCCGGCTGGGAGCATCTCGATGAGACGATCGTTGAAACCTACCTGGCTCGCATCGATGCCCTCGGTGTGCGCTCGAGTGCCGATCTGACCATCGTGCACACCTCCCTGCACGGTGTCGGAGCTTCCGTCGCCGAGGCTGCCCTGGCCCGCACCGGGTTCACGAATGTGCATCCGGTTCCCTCCCAGCAGGCACCGGATCCGGATTTCCCGACGGTGGCATTCCCCAATCCCGAAGAGGCTGGTGCCCTGGACGAGTCATACGCCCTGGCCAAAGAAGTCGGTGCGGAGTTGATCATCGCCAACGACCCGGACGCCGACAGGTTCTCCGCGGCCATCCCGGATGCCTCGCTGGCTGCCGGTTACCGGCAGCTGTCCGGTGACGAGGTGGGTCTCCTCCTCGGTGAGGATATCGCGACCCGTCTGGCCGAGGGCACCCATCACTCGAAGCGCGAAGACACCGCGTCACCGGTGTTCGCAAATTCGATCGTCTCCTCCCGGGGGCTGGTTGCCGCCGCTGCAAGCCACGGATTCACCGCGACCAACACACTCACGGGTTTCAAGTGGATCTCCCGTGTCCCCGACCTGATCTTCGGCTACGAGGAGGCTCTGGGCTACTGCGTCGATCCGAGCGCAGTTCGGGACAAGGACGGAATCTCCACTGCCGTGACCTTCGCAGCCCTGGCCTCACGGCTCAAGGAATCGGGTTCGAGCATCGATGCCGAACTCGACCGGATCCGCAACCGCGATGGATACTTCGCAACAGCTCCGCTGAGCTTCCGCCTCGACGACGTCACCCGCATCGCTGCAGCCATGTCGAAGCTGCGGGAGAACCCGCCGGTGACGCTGGCCGGGTCTCCTGTCACCGAGGTTCACGATTTGTCGCAGGGCTATGAAGGTCTGCCTCCCACGGATGGCATTCTGCTGCTCTCCGAGGCGAACTCACGCGTGATCGTGCGCCCTTCGGGGACCGAGCCGAAGCTCAAGTGCTACCTCGAGGTCGTCGCCGATCCTGAGGGACTCGCCGCTGCTGCGGCCGCCGATCAACGGGCAGTGGCTGCCGCCGGGCTGAGGGTCTCGACCGCCTCGGCGAGTGCGGCCCTGAAGCCGGCACTCAATGAGCGCCTGAAGTCCATCAGCACCGAACTCAAGGCCTTCTTCGGGCTCTGA
- the deoC gene encoding deoxyribose-phosphate aldolase — protein sequence MTSRAEVAVLIDHTLLKPEATPASVEALVTEAKDLGVLAICVSPSMLPIADTAELLIATVVGFPSGQVKPEIKAAEAAQAVADGADEVDMVINIGQAIAGDFDAVEADIRGVVEASGTALVKVIIESAALNDEQIVEACRRAEAAGAGFVKTSTGFHPAGGASAHAVSLMRETVGDRLGVKASGGIRTVEAAEEMIAAGASRLGLSGSAGILGGLSD from the coding sequence ATGACCAGCAGAGCCGAAGTCGCCGTACTCATCGACCACACACTGCTCAAGCCCGAAGCTACCCCGGCCTCTGTTGAGGCTCTCGTGACGGAGGCTAAGGACCTCGGCGTGCTCGCGATCTGCGTTTCGCCGTCTATGCTTCCCATTGCCGATACCGCCGAGCTTCTCATTGCCACGGTCGTCGGCTTCCCCAGCGGTCAGGTCAAGCCCGAGATCAAAGCCGCCGAGGCTGCGCAGGCAGTTGCCGACGGAGCCGATGAGGTCGACATGGTCATCAACATCGGTCAGGCCATTGCCGGTGACTTCGACGCCGTGGAGGCCGACATCCGCGGAGTCGTCGAGGCAAGTGGCACCGCCCTGGTCAAGGTCATCATCGAGTCGGCAGCGCTCAACGACGAACAGATCGTCGAAGCCTGCCGTCGTGCCGAGGCCGCTGGAGCAGGCTTCGTCAAGACCTCCACCGGTTTCCACCCCGCGGGCGGAGCCAGTGCACACGCTGTCTCACTGATGCGTGAAACCGTAGGCGATCGCCTCGGCGTCAAGGCCTCCGGCGGAATCCGCACTGTGGAAGCTGCGGAGGAGATGATCGCCGCGGGAGCCTCACGTCTCGGGCTGTCCGGATCCGCAGGGATCCTCGGAGGGCTCTCCGACTGA
- a CDS encoding thymidine phosphorylase — protein MRVEAFDAVDVIASKRDGRTLSKEQIGWVIDAYTRGVVADEQMAALAMAIFINDMEPGEIADWTQAMIASGERMDFSSLSRPTSDKHSTGGVGDKITLPLAPLVAVFDVAVPQLSGRGLGHTGGTLDKLESIPGWQAGLSNEAILNQLEDIGAVICAAGSGLAPADKKLYALRDTTSTVDCIPLIASSIMSKKIAEGTQGLVLDVKVGSGAFMKDLAKAQKLARTMVDLGKTAGVKTSALLTDMSTPLGLTVGNALEVRESVEVLAGGGPSDVVELTVALAEEMLRLAGKTDIDVRAALSDGRAMDVWKKMIRAQNGDPDAALPVAEHTEVVTAPTSGVLSRLDALSVGVASWRLGAGRARKEDPVQDVAGIELHAKPGDTVTAGQPLMTLHTATPERFARAVESLDDAVEIGGDLSAVSDSIVLEKIT, from the coding sequence GTGAGAGTAGAGGCATTCGATGCCGTCGACGTCATCGCAAGCAAACGCGATGGCCGCACCCTGAGCAAAGAGCAGATCGGCTGGGTGATCGATGCCTACACCCGCGGTGTCGTCGCCGATGAGCAGATGGCAGCCCTGGCCATGGCCATCTTCATCAACGACATGGAACCGGGCGAGATCGCGGACTGGACGCAGGCGATGATCGCCTCGGGCGAACGGATGGACTTCTCGTCCCTGTCACGGCCGACCTCGGACAAGCATTCGACCGGGGGAGTCGGGGACAAGATCACCCTGCCTCTGGCACCACTCGTCGCAGTCTTCGACGTCGCCGTCCCGCAGCTCTCGGGTCGCGGCCTGGGCCACACCGGGGGGACGCTGGACAAACTCGAATCCATTCCCGGGTGGCAGGCAGGCCTGAGCAACGAGGCAATTCTCAACCAGCTCGAGGACATCGGTGCGGTCATCTGCGCCGCCGGATCCGGTCTGGCACCGGCGGACAAGAAGCTCTACGCACTGCGCGACACCACCTCGACGGTCGACTGCATTCCCCTCATCGCCTCATCGATCATGTCGAAGAAGATCGCCGAGGGCACTCAGGGCCTCGTCCTCGACGTCAAGGTCGGGTCCGGGGCCTTCATGAAAGACCTGGCCAAGGCCCAGAAGCTGGCGCGGACCATGGTCGATCTGGGCAAGACCGCCGGGGTCAAGACCTCCGCTCTGCTCACCGACATGTCCACCCCGCTGGGTCTGACGGTCGGCAACGCCCTCGAAGTTCGCGAATCCGTGGAAGTCCTGGCCGGTGGCGGTCCCTCCGACGTCGTGGAGCTGACTGTCGCGCTGGCCGAGGAGATGCTGCGTCTGGCCGGCAAGACCGACATCGATGTGCGCGCTGCGCTCAGCGATGGCCGCGCCATGGACGTATGGAAGAAGATGATTCGTGCCCAGAACGGTGACCCCGACGCCGCGCTGCCCGTCGCCGAGCACACCGAGGTCGTCACGGCCCCGACGTCCGGCGTGCTCAGCCGCCTCGACGCGCTGTCCGTCGGCGTCGCCTCCTGGCGACTGGGCGCCGGACGTGCACGTAAGGAGGACCCGGTCCAGGACGTGGCCGGAATCGAACTTCATGCCAAACCCGGCGACACGGTGACCGCGGGCCAGCCGCTGATGACACTGCACACGGCCACTCCCGAACGCTTCGCCCGCGCGGTCGAATCCCTCGATGATGCCGTCGAGATCGGTGGCGACCTCAGCGCGGTCTCCGACTCGATCGTGCTCGAGAAGATCACCTGA
- a CDS encoding cytidine deaminase: MLVSVEDLSEDTWSFLRDEARRAMHYAYVPYSSYPVGAAALVDDGRIVSGANIENASFGVTLCAECSLVSDLFMSGGGRLVAFDCVDGAGQTLVPCGRCRQLLFEHGGNDLMLNMPSGKVPMSVVLPEAFGPDHLSSDAQGAGPAKH; this comes from the coding sequence ATGCTCGTTTCGGTCGAGGACCTGAGCGAGGACACCTGGTCGTTTCTGCGCGATGAGGCGAGGAGAGCGATGCACTATGCCTATGTGCCGTATTCGTCCTATCCCGTGGGCGCGGCCGCACTCGTCGACGACGGTCGAATCGTCAGCGGCGCCAATATCGAGAATGCCTCGTTCGGGGTGACGTTGTGTGCCGAATGCTCACTCGTCTCCGACCTGTTCATGTCCGGCGGCGGCCGGCTCGTGGCCTTCGACTGCGTCGATGGTGCGGGGCAGACCCTGGTCCCGTGCGGACGCTGCCGCCAACTCCTGTTCGAACACGGCGGCAACGACCTCATGCTCAACATGCCCAGCGGCAAGGTACCCATGTCGGTTGTGCTGCCCGAAGCCTTTGGACCAGATCATCTGAGCTCCGATGCGCAGGGCGCCGGCCCAGCCAAGCACTGA
- a CDS encoding ABC transporter permease, with protein MSAQNTNAATPAAKSSAQSKALTPIAWKFPITYSILALVSLIFFGLIGRDGETTFRIATSGDLFAIPDVVVSSTVAGLVLSLILVVMAAASIYFALKRVTLAGWFPMVFGILFVVSFLAWAGGGSGGVIPLTTLLAGALALSVPLIFGAMCGLVGERSGIINIAIEGQLLAGAFLAAVVASVAKNPYAGLLAAPVAGALVAVVLTFFAVKYWVNQIIIGVVLNVLVVGVTSFLYSTVLTANPELWNARQKLPNLPIPLLSDIPILGRVLFDQNILVYIMYVVVIVLQVFVFRSKWGLRMRAVGEHPKAADTVGIKVNFTRVRNTLLAGAIAGLGGAFFTVGSGLAFGKEMSAGQGYIALAAMILGKWNPKGALLAALLFGFSKSLGNTLQSIGTPVANELLLMLPYIVTVLAVAGFVGRVRPPAAAGVPYVK; from the coding sequence ATGAGCGCTCAGAACACGAACGCTGCGACGCCGGCTGCGAAGTCCTCGGCACAGTCCAAGGCGCTGACCCCGATCGCATGGAAATTCCCGATCACCTACTCGATACTGGCCCTCGTCTCGCTCATCTTCTTCGGCCTCATCGGCCGTGACGGTGAGACGACCTTCAGGATCGCGACCAGCGGAGACCTCTTCGCCATTCCCGATGTCGTTGTGTCCTCGACCGTGGCCGGACTGGTCCTCTCGCTCATCCTTGTGGTCATGGCCGCAGCCTCGATCTACTTCGCGTTGAAGCGGGTCACCCTTGCCGGATGGTTCCCGATGGTCTTCGGCATCCTCTTCGTCGTCTCCTTCCTCGCCTGGGCCGGTGGCGGCAGCGGCGGAGTGATCCCGCTGACCACGCTGCTGGCCGGTGCCCTGGCACTGTCCGTGCCGCTGATCTTCGGCGCCATGTGCGGACTCGTCGGGGAACGCTCCGGCATCATCAACATCGCCATCGAGGGCCAGCTGCTGGCTGGTGCCTTCCTCGCCGCGGTCGTCGCCTCTGTGGCCAAGAACCCATATGCGGGACTCCTGGCCGCACCTGTCGCGGGTGCGCTCGTGGCTGTGGTGCTCACCTTCTTCGCAGTGAAGTACTGGGTCAACCAGATCATCATCGGCGTGGTTCTCAACGTCCTCGTCGTCGGTGTCACGAGCTTCCTCTACTCGACTGTGCTCACCGCAAACCCAGAGCTGTGGAACGCCAGGCAGAAGCTTCCGAATCTGCCGATTCCGCTGCTCTCGGACATCCCCATCCTGGGACGGGTGCTCTTTGACCAGAACATCCTCGTCTACATCATGTATGTCGTCGTCATCGTCCTCCAGGTCTTCGTCTTCCGGTCGAAGTGGGGCCTGCGGATGCGGGCAGTGGGCGAACACCCGAAGGCAGCCGACACCGTCGGCATCAAGGTCAACTTCACCCGAGTGCGCAACACCCTCTTGGCGGGTGCCATCGCGGGCCTTGGCGGTGCCTTCTTCACCGTCGGGTCCGGCCTGGCATTCGGCAAGGAGATGTCGGCCGGACAGGGATACATCGCCCTGGCGGCGATGATCCTGGGCAAATGGAACCCGAAGGGCGCCCTGCTAGCTGCCCTGCTGTTCGGCTTCTCCAAGAGTTTGGGCAACACTCTGCAGTCCATCGGAACTCCGGTGGCTAACGAGCTGCTGCTCATGCTTCCCTACATCGTCACGGTCCTCGCCGTCGCCGGTTTCGTCGGCCGGGTCCGCCCACCGGCGGCCGCAGGCGTGCCGTATGTGAAATAG
- a CDS encoding ABC transporter permease: protein MTTDMSPAAPSPAPPSTAEPGEGKQQNLLQEILSGSWLVSALSIVVALLLGGVLIAVSNSEVIEAGKNLFAAPGAFFSTLFSTVGDAYSALFRGAVFDWNARTTERAIRPLTESMVSATPLILTGLGIAMAFRSGLFNIGGQGQVILGATIAGYLGYALHLPPVVHMLIAAIGGIIGGAVWAGIAGVLKARTGANEVIVTIMLNSIAGYLLGYLLKQSWFTHTNSANPQSRTLDDSSQMFLLLPAPFRLHFGFIIAILATIFVWWLLERSTIGFEFKAVGANPHAARTAGISVSKVTILVMIVAGALAGLGGAAQVLGTEYKLTGGISGSIGFDAITVALLGRSKPLGTFFAGLLFGAFKAGGYLMQSQTGTPIDIVLVVQSVIVLLIAAPPLVRSIFRLPAPVLKRKEA from the coding sequence ATGACAACTGACATGTCCCCGGCAGCACCATCGCCGGCTCCACCATCGACAGCTGAGCCGGGAGAGGGCAAACAGCAGAACCTGCTCCAGGAGATCCTGTCCGGGTCGTGGTTGGTTTCGGCGCTGTCGATCGTGGTCGCACTCCTCCTCGGCGGTGTGCTCATCGCCGTGTCCAATTCCGAGGTCATTGAGGCAGGGAAGAACCTATTCGCTGCCCCAGGCGCCTTTTTCTCGACCCTGTTCTCCACAGTCGGCGACGCGTATTCGGCGCTGTTCCGCGGAGCTGTCTTCGATTGGAACGCCCGCACCACAGAGCGTGCGATCCGTCCCCTGACGGAATCCATGGTCAGCGCCACCCCGCTCATCCTCACCGGGCTGGGCATCGCCATGGCCTTCCGTTCGGGCCTGTTCAACATCGGCGGCCAGGGGCAGGTCATCCTCGGCGCGACCATCGCCGGCTACCTCGGATATGCCCTCCATCTGCCGCCTGTCGTGCATATGCTCATCGCCGCGATCGGCGGCATCATCGGCGGCGCAGTCTGGGCCGGCATCGCCGGTGTGCTCAAGGCGCGGACCGGAGCCAACGAGGTGATCGTGACGATCATGCTCAACTCCATCGCGGGCTACCTGCTGGGCTACCTGCTCAAGCAGAGCTGGTTCACACACACCAACTCGGCGAACCCACAGTCACGCACGCTCGACGATTCTTCGCAGATGTTCCTGCTGCTGCCGGCACCGTTCCGTCTGCACTTCGGGTTCATCATCGCCATCCTCGCAACGATCTTCGTCTGGTGGCTGCTGGAACGCTCGACGATCGGCTTCGAGTTCAAGGCAGTCGGTGCCAACCCGCACGCGGCCCGGACCGCAGGCATCTCGGTGTCGAAGGTGACGATCCTCGTCATGATCGTCGCCGGAGCACTCGCCGGACTCGGAGGAGCAGCTCAGGTGCTGGGCACCGAATACAAACTCACCGGCGGAATCAGCGGATCGATCGGCTTCGACGCCATCACCGTTGCCCTGCTGGGACGATCCAAACCCTTGGGGACGTTCTTCGCGGGTCTGCTGTTCGGCGCGTTCAAGGCCGGCGGCTACCTCATGCAATCGCAGACCGGGACCCCCATCGACATCGTTCTCGTCGTCCAGTCTGTCATCGTCCTGCTCATCGCGGCCCCGCCACTTGTGAGGTCGATCTTCCGGTTGCCCGCACCGGTGCTCAAGCGGAAGGAGGCCTGA
- a CDS encoding ABC transporter ATP-binding protein, with protein sequence MKLELRGMTKVFGSFVANDHIDLTIEPGEIHALLGENGAGKSTMMNVLYGLYDADGGEILLDDTPVTFAGPGDAVAAGIGMVHQHFMLVPVFTVAESVALGYEPTKSLGLIDLAEARKKVREISSRFNFNIDPDALIEDLPVGAQQRVEIIKALSRDAKILILDEPTAVLTPQETDELISIMRQLKEQGTSIVFITHKLREVRAIADSITVIRRGKIVGEASPESTEAELASQMVGRAVSLTTEKEVAVPGDATFEVRGLTVVDKAENIVVDDVSFDVRRGEILAVAGVQGNGQTELAETIIGLTEPRLGTITLDGKNLVGQSVKDRLGSGIGFVPEDRSTDGIIAEFTIRENMILDVYDRAPYAKGLNLKSAVINEEAKKKVEEFDIRLGSVVDPIATLSGGNQQKVVLSRELGRDLRLFIASQPTRGLDVGSIEFVHKRVIAERDAGTPCLIVSTELDEVYGIADRIAVMYSGRIVGVVGADTSREALGLMMAGVPAEEAFAATSGSTASDTAATAAPDENCATTSAEETK encoded by the coding sequence GTGAAACTCGAGCTTCGCGGGATGACTAAGGTGTTCGGATCGTTCGTGGCCAACGACCACATCGATCTCACCATCGAACCGGGCGAGATCCATGCCCTGTTGGGTGAGAACGGCGCCGGAAAATCCACCATGATGAACGTCCTCTATGGACTCTACGACGCCGACGGGGGAGAGATCCTCCTCGACGACACGCCTGTGACCTTTGCCGGTCCGGGGGACGCTGTGGCCGCCGGCATCGGCATGGTCCACCAGCACTTCATGCTTGTGCCCGTGTTCACCGTCGCCGAATCGGTCGCGTTGGGCTATGAGCCGACGAAGTCCCTCGGACTCATCGACCTCGCGGAGGCGCGAAAGAAGGTCAGGGAGATCTCGTCGAGATTCAACTTCAACATCGACCCTGACGCCCTCATCGAGGACCTGCCGGTCGGTGCCCAGCAGCGCGTGGAGATCATCAAGGCTCTGTCCCGGGATGCGAAGATCCTCATCCTCGATGAGCCCACCGCGGTGCTCACGCCACAGGAAACCGATGAACTCATCTCGATCATGCGTCAGCTTAAGGAGCAGGGCACCTCGATCGTGTTCATCACCCACAAGCTGCGTGAGGTGCGGGCAATCGCGGACTCCATCACCGTCATCCGCCGCGGCAAGATCGTCGGAGAGGCCTCCCCCGAGTCCACCGAGGCGGAGCTGGCCAGCCAGATGGTCGGTCGTGCAGTGTCCCTGACCACGGAAAAGGAAGTCGCCGTCCCCGGAGACGCCACCTTCGAAGTCCGTGGCCTCACCGTCGTCGACAAGGCAGAGAACATCGTCGTCGACGACGTCAGCTTCGATGTTCGCCGAGGTGAGATCCTCGCGGTCGCCGGCGTGCAGGGCAATGGTCAGACGGAATTGGCTGAAACCATTATCGGCCTGACCGAACCGCGGCTGGGCACGATCACGCTCGACGGGAAGAACCTCGTCGGACAATCCGTCAAGGACCGGTTGGGATCGGGCATCGGCTTCGTCCCCGAGGACCGGTCCACCGACGGCATCATCGCCGAGTTCACGATCCGCGAGAACATGATCCTCGACGTCTACGACCGAGCTCCGTACGCGAAGGGCCTCAACCTCAAGTCCGCGGTCATCAATGAGGAGGCGAAGAAGAAGGTCGAAGAGTTCGACATCCGCCTCGGCAGCGTCGTCGACCCGATCGCGACACTCTCCGGCGGAAACCAGCAGAAGGTCGTCCTCTCCCGTGAGCTCGGCCGTGACCTGCGCCTCTTCATCGCCAGCCAGCCCACCCGCGGCCTCGACGTCGGTTCGATCGAGTTCGTCCACAAGCGCGTCATCGCCGAACGTGATGCTGGCACACCATGCCTCATCGTCTCGACAGAACTCGACGAGGTCTACGGGATCGCCGATCGGATCGCCGTTATGTACTCGGGTCGCATCGTCGGCGTCGTCGGTGCCGACACCTCGCGCGAAGCGCTGGGTCTGATGATGGCAGGAGTGCCGGCCGAAGAGGCATTCGCGGCCACATCCGGCAGCACCGCCTCTGACACAGCCGCCACCGCGGCACCTGACGAGAACTGCGCCACCACCTCGGCGGAGGAGACCAAATGA
- a CDS encoding BMP family ABC transporter substrate-binding protein yields the protein MKKLVSAVSIAAASALVLSACGSGDSGDSKAEDFLGCMVSDSGGWDDQSFNQSGREGLQAAVDNLGIEESLAESQGDADFKPNVDNMIQQGCNLTFGVGFLLEDAIQEAAEANTDLNFALIDSTFSDADGKPVTLDNAKPVVFNTAEAAYLAGYVAAASSESGKVGTFGGIQIPSVTIFMDGFADGVKKFNEENKKDVKLLGWNKEKQDGSFSGDFENQGQGQALTKQLISQGADVIMPVAGPVGLGAAAAAKDAKDVKLIWVDSDGYESTEYGDIILTSVVKQIANAVEDTVAEAQEDKFTSEPYVGTLENEGVGLAPYHDFDDKVPEDVKKKVEELKKQIIDGSLTVDSESTPK from the coding sequence GTGAAGAAGCTTGTATCTGCGGTGTCGATTGCCGCCGCATCTGCCCTCGTGCTCTCCGCCTGTGGCTCAGGAGACAGCGGCGATTCGAAGGCCGAAGATTTCCTCGGCTGCATGGTCTCGGACTCCGGTGGCTGGGACGACCAATCGTTCAACCAGTCGGGCCGTGAGGGACTGCAGGCTGCGGTGGACAACCTCGGCATTGAGGAATCACTGGCCGAGTCGCAGGGCGACGCGGACTTCAAGCCCAACGTCGACAACATGATCCAGCAGGGCTGCAACCTCACATTCGGTGTCGGGTTCCTGCTCGAGGACGCGATCCAGGAGGCTGCTGAGGCCAACACGGACCTCAACTTCGCACTCATCGACTCCACCTTCTCCGACGCTGACGGCAAGCCTGTCACCCTCGACAACGCGAAACCCGTCGTCTTCAATACCGCCGAAGCCGCCTACCTGGCAGGCTACGTGGCAGCGGCATCGTCCGAATCCGGCAAGGTCGGCACCTTCGGCGGCATCCAGATCCCCTCGGTGACCATCTTCATGGACGGATTCGCCGACGGTGTCAAGAAGTTCAACGAAGAGAACAAGAAGGACGTCAAGCTCCTCGGCTGGAACAAGGAGAAGCAGGACGGATCGTTCTCCGGTGACTTCGAGAACCAGGGCCAGGGTCAGGCACTGACCAAGCAGCTCATCTCGCAGGGCGCCGACGTCATCATGCCCGTCGCCGGTCCTGTCGGACTGGGTGCAGCCGCTGCTGCGAAGGATGCCAAGGACGTCAAGCTCATCTGGGTCGACTCCGACGGATACGAGTCCACCGAATACGGTGACATCATCCTCACCTCGGTGGTCAAGCAGATCGCCAATGCCGTCGAGGACACCGTCGCCGAAGCCCAGGAAGACAAGTTCACCTCCGAGCCCTACGTCGGCACTCTCGAGAACGAAGGCGTCGGACTTGCTCCCTACCACGACTTCGACGACAAGGTTCCCGAGGACGTGAAGAAGAAGGTCGAAGAGCTCAAGAAGCAGATCATCGACGGATCGCTGACCGTGGATTCCGAGAGCACACCCAAATAA